In a single window of the Metopolophium dirhodum isolate CAU chromosome 2, ASM1992520v1, whole genome shotgun sequence genome:
- the LOC132939843 gene encoding uncharacterized protein LOC132939843 yields MVKNVSPYRRNKHFVLSPNNLARAEKNKKRNLSESPRKVYPSPETFQSPLSQEISPTTVQKYSPLQTYAQASAARSAVSKQLFRPDNLSQPLTTLLENKQKMPPKPNKLKNSSEDQFKELILYNLLVLKHSIRNINEKLTLVVERQISHNYNVEESNDLTLEYSNLDCLLPIDEEDTLDNIEEQIRNTMHH; encoded by the exons ATGGTGAAAAATGTGTCACCTTATAgaagaaataaacattttgtacttTCTCCTAATAATTTGGCAAGagcagaaaaaaacaaaaagagaaATTTATCTGAATCTCCTAGAAAAGTATATCCATCTCCTGAAACTTTTCAATCac ctcTTTCACAAGAAATATCTCCTACTACTGTTCAGAAGTATTCACCATTACAAACatatg cACAAGCATCTGCGGCGAGATCTGCGGTATCCAAGCAATTATTTAGACCAGATAACTTAAGCCAACCGTTGACTactt tattagaaaataaacaaaaaatgccTCCAAaacctaataaattaaaaaattcttcag aaGATCAATTTAAGGAACTCATTTTATACAATCTTTTAGTATTGAAACACAGCATTAGaaacatcaatgaaaaattgacATTGGTTGTCGAAAGGCAGATTTCACACAATTATAATGTTGAAGAATCTAATGATCTTACATTAGAATATTCTAATTTGGACTGCTTATTACCAATTGATGAAGAAGATACATTAGACAATATAGAAGAACAGATAAGAAATACCATGCATCATTG A